The following proteins are encoded in a genomic region of Neoarius graeffei isolate fNeoGra1 chromosome 6, fNeoGra1.pri, whole genome shotgun sequence:
- the LOC132888337 gene encoding uncharacterized protein LOC132888337, producing the protein MRRNKQLQDAPGGVMMVLQEQLSELTMESNTEDNLDSVSSSGLYEQNEIQSPLRHSRSSPSLSFYSHRGRSADACMSDWEGQRARPLRAFLPRSFSAPYPPLEGIAEGSEDDEDDDNGTLWSKGQTPNGDDVNGPDMVPVTNLNEDGGHIGIPCDHQGPTVELDEGPSAEDIQQAMRVETYILGLLQRYCLNQTPTSTEVLSSDPDCWQERHAYPSNYCEQAENSEWQEWKIFNDEASQDGYYLGNEADRFSQAGNDPGSSIESSTIIADIDSHCLHRPCVSSPLPSDSSKQDWEPTSLELAHQLPLPGLYQEESWSSAGQRHAKTTNQSRSEGSFQFQGFSTKPEHGYDTLGRDMEMHCFSEDYVSSQRLWSATANLSQEEKATVLRAEERLLRDTCLPFQIRPHSCSKYTEQDHHFGNEMNARGTDGDGDGSDSSLSETCSPGSSSRSSDSDESGGLVWPQQVPPYVPSVSQNASTAMVRIKASHALKRKILRFRSGSLKVMTTV; encoded by the exons ATGCgtaggaat AAGCAGCTCCAGGATGCCCCCGGTGGTGTGATGATGGTACTGCAGGAGCAGCTCAGTGAGTTGACCATGGAGTCCAACACAGAGGACAACCTGGACAGTGTGTCAAGCTCAG GTTTATACGAGCAGAATGAGATTCAGTCCCCTCTGAGACACTCAAGATCTTCTCCCAGTCTTTCTTTCTACAGCCACAGAGGCAGATCAGCGG ATGCCTGCATGTCAGACTGGGAGGGTCAGAGAGCACGACCTTTGCGTGCTTTTCTGCCCCGTTCATTCTCTGCCCCCTACCCCCCTTTAGAAGGCATTGCAGAAGGAAGTGaagatgatgaggatgatgacaATGGAACTCTGTGGTCAAAAGGCCAAACTCCAAATGGAGATGACGTGAATGGACCTGACATGGTTCCCGTTACGAATTTAAATGAGGATGGTGGCCACATTGGAATCCCTTGTGATCATCAAGGTCCCACTGTGGAGTTGGATGAAGGCCCCAGCGCAGAAGACATTCAGCAAGCAATGCGTGTGGAGACCTATATTTTGGGTCTTCTACAACGCTATTGCCTCAACCAAACCCCCACATCTACAGAAGTCCTCAGTTCTGATCCTGATTGCTGGCAAGAACGACATGCTTATCCTTCAAACTATTGTGAACAAGCAGAAAATTCAGAGTGGCAGGAATGGAAAATCTTCAATGATGAGGCATCGCAAGATGGGTACTATCTGGGAAATGAGGCTGATCGATTCTCACAGGCTGGTAATGATCCAGGCTCCTCCATAGAGTCATCCACCATCATTGCTGATATAGATTCACATTGTCTTCATCGTCCCTGTGTTTCTTCACCTTTACCCTCTGATTCTTCCAAACAAGACTGGGAACCTACATCTCTGGAACTGGCACATCAACTGCCTTTACCTGGACTGTATCAGGAGGAAAGCTGGTCATCAGCTGGGCAAAGGCATGCAAAGACAACCAACCAGTCTCGATCAGAAGGCAGTTTCCAATTCCAAGGTTTCTCCACCAAACCAGAGCACGGATATGACACACTGGGGCGGGATATGGAGATGCATTGCTTCAGTGAAGATTATGTGTCCAGTCAGAGACTCTGGAGCGCCACAGCAAACCTCAGTCAAGAAGAGAAGGCGACGGTGCTCAGAGCGGAGGAACGACTGTTGAGAGATACATGCCTACCATTTCAAATCAGGCCACATTCATGTTCTAAATACACCGAGCAGGACCATCACTTTGGGAATGAAATGAATGCCAGAGGAACTGATGGAGATGGAGATGGATCTGACTCCAGTCTGAGTGAGACATGCTCTCCAGGGTCCAGCTCAAGGTCAAGTGACTCAGATGAAAGTGGGGGTCTTGTCTGGCCTCAGCAAGTGCCCCCATATGTGCCTTCTGTTTCCCAGAATGCATCTACTGCCATGGTCAGGATCAAAGCCTCACATGCACTCAAGAGGAAGATCTTGCGTTTCCGCTCAGGCTCACTAAAGGTCATGACCACTGTCTAG